Proteins from a genomic interval of Candidatus Bathyarchaeota archaeon:
- a CDS encoding tRNA (guanine(10)-N(2))-dimethyltransferase: MSFHFPMEVITEGVVQVAVPRLKAFVKKPSDYAPSKAPVFYNPVMELNRDLAVLALQAFQRLVGRELAICEPLAGCGIRGIRFAREVGSVRKVVVNDINSEAYRLTKFNVEKNGLVDKFTVENEDANFLLSRFAAPKKRFDYVDIDPFGSPMPYADSALRALRSGGLLALTATDLAPLCGVHPKACVRKYGGKPLRTEYCHELAVRLLAGALARTAAKYDVGVKVMFSHSSEHYIRLYAMVDYGAKKADASLKNMGYVDHCFACFHREISAGMFHCKKEACPECGNRMSVAGPLWIDKIVSEDFIASMEREAKTKNFKRKKNIRKLLILTKEEANAPITYYMVDKICDKLGLPVPSIKKVIAELEKAGYQVSFTHFKTHGVKTDAPAKIVKETIAEMC; encoded by the coding sequence TTGAGCTTTCATTTTCCTATGGAAGTTATTACTGAAGGTGTGGTTCAGGTTGCTGTGCCGAGACTTAAGGCTTTTGTGAAGAAACCTTCCGATTACGCGCCGTCGAAGGCGCCCGTGTTCTACAATCCCGTAATGGAGTTGAATCGTGATCTGGCAGTTTTGGCATTGCAGGCTTTTCAACGACTTGTTGGGCGGGAGTTAGCGATTTGTGAACCATTGGCTGGTTGCGGAATTCGGGGGATACGCTTTGCAAGAGAGGTTGGAAGTGTGAGGAAAGTGGTGGTTAACGACATTAATAGCGAAGCATATCGTTTAACGAAGTTTAACGTAGAAAAGAATGGATTGGTAGACAAGTTTACTGTGGAGAACGAAGACGCAAATTTTTTGCTAAGTCGTTTCGCAGCCCCTAAAAAAAGGTTTGACTATGTTGACATTGACCCTTTTGGGTCGCCCATGCCTTATGCAGATTCCGCTTTGAGGGCTCTACGAAGTGGTGGGCTGTTGGCATTGACTGCTACTGATTTGGCTCCTTTGTGTGGCGTACATCCTAAAGCATGCGTGCGAAAGTACGGTGGAAAACCGTTGCGAACTGAGTATTGCCACGAGTTGGCTGTGCGTTTGTTAGCTGGAGCTTTGGCAAGAACCGCAGCTAAATATGATGTTGGTGTCAAAGTGATGTTCAGCCACAGTTCGGAGCATTACATCAGGCTTTATGCCATGGTGGATTATGGAGCTAAAAAGGCAGATGCCAGTCTAAAGAACATGGGATATGTTGACCATTGCTTTGCTTGCTTTCACAGAGAAATATCAGCCGGAATGTTCCATTGCAAGAAAGAAGCATGCCCAGAATGCGGCAACAGGATGAGTGTTGCTGGGCCTCTTTGGATAGATAAAATCGTCAGCGAAGATTTTATTGCTTCTATGGAGAGAGAAGCAAAAACTAAGAATTTCAAGCGCAAAAAGAATATTCGTAAGCTTTTAATTCTGACGAAGGAAGAGGCAAATGCTCCTATTACGTATTATATGGTGGACAAGATTTGTGATAAACTTGGCTTGCCTGTGCCGTCAATAAAGAAGGTAATTGCAGAGCTGGAAAAGGCAGGGTATCAAGTGAGCTTTACACACTTTAAAACCCACGGCGTCAAGACAGATGCTCCAGCTAAAATAGTCAAAGAAACAATCGCCGAGATGTGCTGA
- a CDS encoding NTPase, protein MKRLTFITGSPRTGKTTVLLKAAEQLSVRGYKLGGMISGEIREKGVRVGFEVRDYASDKRGWLAHVSQPVGPRIGKYRVNLDDLNLIGVTAILNALNNADIVLIDEIGPMELFSETFRDAVQKAVNSSKPVLGTIHYRAQHNLIKQIKSRKDADVIEVTQETRAKLLISIVNKIIKFMQQGLYEG, encoded by the coding sequence ATGAAACGCCTAACATTCATAACTGGCTCTCCAAGAACGGGGAAAACAACCGTGTTGCTTAAAGCAGCAGAGCAGCTGAGCGTAAGAGGCTACAAACTAGGTGGCATGATTAGTGGAGAAATTCGTGAAAAGGGTGTCCGAGTAGGCTTCGAAGTCCGCGACTATGCATCGGATAAGAGAGGATGGCTTGCACATGTTAGTCAACCTGTAGGTCCTCGAATAGGCAAATATCGAGTTAACCTTGACGACCTCAACTTAATAGGCGTGACAGCCATTCTGAACGCCTTAAATAACGCAGATATAGTGCTGATTGACGAAATCGGTCCCATGGAGTTATTCTCTGAAACCTTTAGAGACGCTGTGCAAAAGGCGGTTAATAGCTCTAAACCAGTACTTGGCACGATTCACTACCGCGCTCAACACAACCTTATCAAACAGATCAAATCTAGGAAGGATGCAGACGTAATTGAAGTTACTCAAGAAACTAGAGCTAAACTTCTCATTTCGATTGTAAACAAGATTATTAAGTTTATGCAACAAGGATTGTATGAGGGCTGA
- the rnhB gene encoding ribonuclease HII produces MRILGVDEAGRGCVIGSLVIAGVLIDETRQLELFKLGVKDSKLLSRRRRELLAKEIKQIAIDTHMVKLFPAEIDKAVNSRRKLHKLNRLEARTMADVIEALRPDVAIVDASDVLANRFKHHIKECLSFPVQVISEHKADRNYPVVSAASIIAKVERDCDIDKLKSQHGDFGSGYMADSKTAVFLETLARRSSVYPDFVRRSWKPAKAAKANAKMKQIKLCGDVAKA; encoded by the coding sequence ATGCGAATATTAGGCGTAGATGAGGCGGGCCGCGGCTGTGTTATCGGTTCTTTAGTTATTGCAGGGGTGCTAATAGATGAAACGCGTCAGCTTGAACTTTTTAAACTTGGAGTGAAGGACAGCAAACTTCTGTCACGTCGCCGACGAGAACTATTAGCCAAAGAAATTAAACAAATCGCAATCGACACACACATGGTCAAACTCTTCCCTGCGGAAATAGACAAGGCAGTCAACAGTCGAAGAAAGCTACATAAGCTTAACCGTTTGGAAGCACGAACTATGGCAGACGTAATCGAAGCACTCAGACCCGACGTTGCAATCGTCGATGCTTCTGACGTCTTAGCAAACCGCTTCAAACATCACATTAAGGAATGTCTTTCCTTTCCAGTGCAAGTGATATCAGAACATAAAGCGGACAGAAACTATCCAGTTGTTTCTGCTGCCTCTATAATTGCTAAAGTTGAAAGAGACTGTGACATAGACAAATTGAAATCTCAACATGGCGACTTTGGAAGCGGCTATATGGCGGATTCAAAAACCGCAGTTTTCCTTGAAACCCTCGCAAGAAGAAGCAGTGTGTACCCAGATTTTGTGCGCCGATCTTGGAAACCCGCAAAAGCAGCTAAGGCAAACGCGAAAATGAAGCAAATCAAGCTATGCGGAGACGTAGCTAAAGCTTAG
- a CDS encoding helix-turn-helix domain-containing protein, which yields MDRKKTLDSAESLFEEAGFHRSQRCCTRPSCFDFVARKGKQLAFVKVHPNIGNAYKKDADGLTTMARLFSGASLFICEKTRKKPLENDTIYSRYNVGAVTLKTLEDALLKEMGPLIESGPGGYYVRLDGKAIRKKRLKKALSIGKMAEIMGVSRRTLYGYELGMAKASVLTAYKLEWVLGMPVIKPIDIFRYSENPEGFLSAAKRIISESRFLQFVIRKLLQFNFSVFQLKRAPFDFVAKPPKSRIYLLVTAAYEEDQNFEVRTEEIVSISKVVGAQPIFVTDSKNISIDNVPLIHREDLEKIASPEDLMAKL from the coding sequence ATGGACAGAAAGAAAACTCTGGACAGCGCTGAATCCCTTTTTGAAGAAGCAGGCTTCCACCGATCACAAAGATGTTGCACACGACCGAGCTGTTTTGACTTTGTGGCGCGAAAAGGAAAACAACTTGCCTTCGTTAAGGTTCATCCCAACATTGGGAATGCCTATAAAAAAGACGCTGATGGGCTCACAACTATGGCAAGGCTCTTTTCCGGAGCATCACTATTCATTTGCGAAAAAACACGGAAGAAACCGCTAGAAAATGATACAATTTATTCAAGATATAACGTAGGTGCAGTTACTCTTAAGACCCTTGAAGATGCCCTTCTCAAAGAAATGGGGCCGCTGATCGAATCGGGTCCAGGAGGATATTACGTAAGATTAGATGGAAAAGCGATTAGAAAGAAGAGATTAAAGAAGGCCCTATCGATAGGTAAGATGGCGGAGATCATGGGGGTTTCCCGGAGAACACTTTATGGTTATGAACTGGGAATGGCAAAGGCTTCCGTTTTAACGGCTTACAAGCTTGAGTGGGTCTTGGGCATGCCTGTCATAAAGCCTATCGACATTTTTCGATATTCAGAAAACCCTGAGGGGTTTCTTTCCGCCGCAAAACGCATAATTAGTGAAAGCCGCTTTCTCCAATTTGTCATTAGGAAACTGCTTCAGTTCAACTTTTCAGTTTTCCAATTAAAACGGGCTCCTTTCGATTTTGTTGCAAAGCCTCCGAAAAGCAGGATTTACCTTTTAGTAACTGCTGCATACGAAGAAGATCAGAATTTCGAAGTCAGAACTGAGGAGATCGTGAGCATTAGCAAGGTTGTAGGAGCTCAGCCCATATTTGTTACCGACAGCAAGAATATTTCCATTGACAATGTTCCTCTTATCCATCGTGAAGATTTGGAGAAGATTGCATCTCCTGAAGACTTGATGGCTAAGCTTTAG
- a CDS encoding fibrillarin-like rRNA/tRNA 2'-O-methyltransferase, protein MVVDVKPHPKFAGIYRVRLEDGSRRLATENLVPRKNVYGERLISLKGIEYRVWDPFRSKLAAAILKGLTTVPIRPGHRVLYLGAASGTTASHVSDLVGESGHVYCVEFAARVMRELVNNVCAFRFNMTPILEDARMPRKYAMFVEKVDDIYCDVAQPEQAKVLADNAKLFLKEDGWALLAVKSQSIDITKKPVVVYRQEVNILKSRGFAVKEVVQLEPYDKAHAMIVSKI, encoded by the coding sequence GTGGTCGTGGACGTTAAGCCTCATCCGAAATTTGCTGGAATTTACCGGGTCAGATTAGAAGACGGTTCACGAAGATTGGCTACTGAGAATTTGGTTCCAAGAAAGAACGTTTATGGCGAACGTTTAATTTCCCTCAAGGGTATCGAGTATAGGGTCTGGGATCCTTTCCGTAGCAAGCTTGCAGCAGCCATTTTGAAAGGGTTAACTACGGTACCTATACGACCAGGCCATAGGGTTTTGTATCTCGGGGCAGCCTCTGGAACGACAGCCAGCCACGTTTCCGACTTGGTGGGAGAAAGCGGACACGTCTACTGTGTGGAATTTGCCGCTCGCGTCATGCGCGAACTAGTAAACAACGTATGCGCTTTTCGCTTTAACATGACGCCGATATTGGAAGACGCAAGAATGCCTAGAAAATATGCGATGTTTGTTGAGAAAGTTGATGACATCTACTGTGACGTAGCGCAGCCCGAACAAGCAAAAGTTTTAGCGGATAACGCAAAGCTTTTCTTGAAGGAGGATGGGTGGGCTCTGCTGGCGGTTAAGTCTCAAAGCATCGACATAACTAAAAAACCAGTAGTTGTGTATAGGCAAGAAGTAAATATATTGAAGAGCCGCGGGTTCGCTGTAAAGGAAGTTGTACAACTTGAACCATACGACAAAGCACACGCAATGATTGTATCAAAAATTTAA
- a CDS encoding C/D box methylation guide ribonucleoprotein complex aNOP56 subunit (functions along with aFIB and aL7a; guides 2'-O-methylation of ribose to specific sites in RNAs) — protein sequence MLRRKNVKATIIVSLIGVFGFGEEDQIIDKLLFKKDPKLIAEKLDSVDSGKTVDEIISLAKRLKKRRYTIFIFENATIAETVKKKMKVETSIAQPSQQGEILRKDMEKFALEVGFVKQSQELRELIREVSVELTRLRVRKAGEKRDLMVAQAILSIDDLDKTANLFMGRIREWYGLHFPELDRMIEKHETYARLVLNLGKRLDFTTESLEKEGLPANKVAQIVGTAENSMGAELTETDIEQIQALCKQTLELYNLRQALQKYADSTVGEVAPNIQALVGSLLAARLIALAGGLTNLAKMPSSTIQVLGAEKALFRALKTGTRPPKHGVIFQDALIHDAEKWQRGKMSRALSGKLAIAARTDAFSGRYIGDSLKADLEKRVAEIKEKYPKAPSQREYKQEKRFQPRHKRRKKRGRGR from the coding sequence ATGTTGAGGAGAAAAAACGTGAAGGCAACTATAATAGTCTCCCTAATAGGCGTTTTTGGCTTCGGCGAAGAAGACCAAATAATTGATAAACTTTTGTTTAAGAAGGATCCCAAGCTTATAGCTGAAAAACTGGACTCAGTCGACTCTGGAAAAACGGTGGATGAAATAATTTCATTGGCTAAAAGATTGAAGAAAAGGAGGTACACTATTTTTATTTTTGAGAATGCTACAATTGCGGAAACTGTGAAGAAAAAAATGAAAGTAGAAACAAGCATTGCCCAGCCCTCTCAGCAAGGCGAAATTCTACGTAAAGACATGGAAAAGTTTGCCTTGGAAGTTGGGTTTGTTAAGCAGTCGCAAGAATTGCGAGAGTTGATTCGTGAAGTTTCGGTTGAGCTTACCCGATTAAGAGTGAGGAAGGCGGGGGAGAAAAGAGACTTGATGGTTGCTCAGGCCATACTGAGTATTGACGATTTAGATAAAACTGCTAATTTGTTCATGGGTCGGATACGTGAATGGTACGGATTGCATTTTCCAGAGCTCGATCGCATGATAGAAAAACATGAAACCTATGCAAGGCTCGTTTTGAACCTGGGTAAGAGATTAGATTTTACTACAGAAAGCTTGGAAAAGGAAGGTTTGCCTGCAAACAAAGTTGCGCAAATTGTAGGAACTGCGGAAAACTCGATGGGTGCGGAACTAACAGAGACAGATATCGAACAAATCCAAGCTCTTTGCAAGCAAACACTAGAACTCTACAATTTAAGACAGGCCCTGCAAAAGTATGCAGATTCAACTGTAGGAGAGGTTGCGCCCAACATCCAGGCTTTAGTAGGCTCTCTACTGGCAGCTCGTTTGATAGCATTAGCAGGAGGGTTGACTAACCTTGCGAAAATGCCTTCAAGTACCATCCAAGTTTTAGGTGCTGAAAAAGCTCTTTTTAGAGCCTTGAAGACAGGAACGAGACCGCCAAAACACGGGGTAATATTCCAAGACGCCTTAATTCATGACGCTGAAAAATGGCAAAGAGGGAAGATGTCGAGAGCATTGTCGGGAAAACTAGCTATAGCAGCTAGAACCGATGCTTTCAGCGGTAGATACATAGGCGATTCTTTGAAAGCAGACTTAGAAAAGCGAGTTGCCGAGATCAAAGAGAAATACCCGAAAGCTCCATCACAGAGAGAATATAAGCAAGAGAAAAGGTTTCAGCCGCGTCATAAAAGGAGAAAGAAACGTGGTCGTGGACGTTAA
- a CDS encoding dihydroorotate dehydrogenase, with product MVNPLTVEIAGLKLANPTMLAAGILGMSGLTLKRVAEAGAGAVVTKSLGLKSRSGYTNPTVVQVEGGLINAMGLPNPGIEHFAQELQQTKKIRVPIIVSIYAFSLQEFAVIAKKALKMAVDALELNISCPHAEGTGAEIGQDPKLVEEVVKEVKRGVDKPVFVKLTPNVANIAKIAKAAEKGGADAITAINTVKAMVIDVETAKPILGNKFGGLSGPAIKPIAVRCVYEIYDAVKIPIIGCGGISTWQDAVEFMEAGASAVQTGTAIATKGLNVFKQVTNGIEAFLEKKGFGSVKEIVGLSHQN from the coding sequence ATGGTTAATCCTTTGACAGTAGAAATCGCTGGTTTGAAACTCGCTAATCCAACAATGCTTGCGGCTGGAATATTAGGCATGTCTGGTTTAACATTGAAACGCGTAGCCGAGGCGGGAGCCGGTGCAGTGGTCACAAAGTCTTTAGGCTTGAAATCTCGTAGCGGTTACACAAATCCCACAGTGGTTCAAGTTGAAGGTGGACTGATTAATGCTATGGGTCTTCCTAACCCCGGTATTGAACATTTCGCTCAAGAACTGCAACAGACAAAAAAAATCAGAGTTCCGATAATTGTGAGCATATACGCCTTTTCGCTACAAGAGTTTGCAGTAATAGCGAAAAAAGCTTTGAAAATGGCTGTGGACGCGTTGGAGCTAAATATTTCATGTCCCCATGCTGAGGGGACTGGAGCTGAAATTGGGCAAGACCCGAAACTGGTTGAAGAGGTTGTGAAAGAGGTTAAGAGAGGCGTAGACAAACCAGTATTTGTCAAGTTGACGCCAAACGTTGCTAACATTGCAAAAATAGCCAAAGCAGCGGAGAAAGGGGGAGCTGACGCCATAACTGCCATAAACACTGTAAAAGCTATGGTCATAGATGTGGAAACAGCTAAACCAATCCTCGGAAACAAGTTCGGGGGCTTGTCAGGTCCTGCAATAAAGCCCATAGCAGTGAGATGTGTATACGAAATTTATGATGCAGTAAAAATCCCAATTATCGGGTGCGGCGGGATATCCACATGGCAAGATGCCGTAGAATTCATGGAGGCAGGCGCCTCTGCAGTTCAAACAGGGACCGCAATAGCCACGAAAGGATTAAACGTGTTCAAGCAGGTTACTAATGGAATCGAAGCGTTTTTGGAAAAGAAGGGATTTGGTAGCGTGAAAGAAATTGTCGGTCTATCGCATCAAAACTAA
- a CDS encoding dihydroorotate dehydrogenase electron transfer subunit yields MSVYRIKTNALRTVKIEKVVQESSLVRTFLFNDKLCAKGKPGQFIMIWLPGFDELPMSISSTHPNGLASITVANVGEATELLHEKEKGDIIGVRGPFGNSFKPVRGNVLLVGGGTGIAPLAFLAEKLSELKVEMSFLLGAKTKEELLFLSKIKSTLSKTGKGIFASTEDGSYGHKGVVTELAEETLAKDEFDTIYACGKEPMLFKIFILAEKHETLLQASLERLMRCAIGLCGSCTIGKYRVCVDGPVFTCKQLQEVKDEFGRFKRDFNGRKIPV; encoded by the coding sequence TTGTCGGTCTATCGCATCAAAACTAATGCTCTAAGAACAGTGAAAATAGAGAAAGTCGTTCAAGAAAGCTCACTGGTCAGAACATTCTTATTCAACGACAAACTCTGCGCCAAAGGCAAGCCAGGGCAGTTCATTATGATTTGGCTTCCAGGCTTTGACGAACTTCCTATGAGCATCTCCTCAACCCACCCAAATGGCTTAGCATCAATAACAGTAGCCAATGTTGGAGAAGCTACAGAGCTTTTGCACGAAAAAGAAAAAGGCGATATTATCGGCGTTCGAGGACCTTTCGGCAATAGCTTCAAACCAGTTAGGGGTAATGTGCTTCTCGTGGGTGGTGGGACTGGAATTGCCCCTTTAGCTTTTCTGGCAGAGAAATTGTCTGAGTTGAAGGTTGAAATGTCTTTTCTGTTGGGGGCAAAAACTAAGGAGGAACTGCTTTTCCTGTCCAAGATAAAGAGTACGCTTTCGAAAACTGGAAAAGGAATATTTGCCTCCACCGAAGATGGAAGTTACGGGCACAAAGGAGTTGTAACCGAACTTGCAGAAGAAACCTTGGCGAAGGACGAGTTTGACACAATTTATGCTTGTGGCAAGGAACCTATGCTTTTTAAAATTTTCATTTTAGCTGAAAAACATGAAACGTTACTACAGGCAAGTTTGGAGAGACTTATGCGTTGTGCTATAGGCTTGTGTGGCAGCTGCACCATTGGCAAATATCGCGTATGTGTTGACGGGCCCGTCTTTACATGTAAGCAGCTTCAGGAAGTTAAAGACGAGTTTGGACGTTTCAAAAGAGACTTCAATGGCAGAAAAATACCTGTTTAG
- the ileS gene encoding isoleucine--tRNA ligase encodes MTVKFEADSKRWLTLGYPPLELEQKVREFWEKNHTVEKLEQLRLKNNKGILGYVEGPPTLNGYPHVGHIRGRVIKDLRYRWKLMQGFYIPFWTGWDCQGLPVELEVERQLGVKNKKDLLERVGEERFVAECKKAIIKYYDAWHSVDIKAGVFINDKKAYWTYLDEYIEREWKYLKRAWDQGLLGEGHYVVAYCPHCQTSLSNAEVGMGYEEVEDPSLYFKFKIAKTKNEYFLVWTTMPFTLVTDLMLAVHPDAEYAKVKVKDETWIMVRQRVEPTMQELEIQDYTVIGTLFGKELEGLKYEYPFLGNVPKQQELDRHPLVHTVVCEDFVDVTAATGVVHLAPGNGEEDFDAAQKRGVPVYAPFDEEVNFTKEAGMFAGLFARDADDVVVEELQKRNLLVSVKRIRHEYPTCWRSHHKLVWFARREYYLWTNKINDRIVKAAEKVEYYYDPPRNRFLAFLREAKPWCFSRERVWGTPLPVWKCTECGHKVLVSSKKELFEKASESPKGHFELHKPWIDRIVFKCEKCGGKMHREPFVLDAWHNSGAAPYARFTDEEFKRYVPVDFLVEAIDQTRGWANTLLLEHVIMTEKAESPYKAYLFYGHVLDEKGHKMSKSLGNVIDANELLDKYSADLFRFYILRKCSPIDSMNFDVKELRKRPYQVLSTLYHLYRFFMQNAEYDHFDPQRHTLEWAKANNTLKLPDRWLLSKLQSTVKSVTEKFERCEFNFALSDLEEFVVNFLSRQYIPMVRHELWSDDQETRNRRLTVYATLWETLRILNLLFNPITPFLCETMYQQVHKTLDKTLLESVNFEKWPTPDKKLADLELEQDFDTLLKYVSLTYSARQTFELKRRWPLKKAVLAGPKSAQKAVKKLENLFLELANVKTVEYVDTLEEMNYELRDKGNVASENNLHALIDTQRDQALLGEGLMRDLARRVQALRKELGFTPTKVLEAVYLAELDGENEKLLKPHLKTMAELVRTKKVHLQKVQGELEAEWHEYKLDKKKVFIAIP; translated from the coding sequence GTGACCGTCAAATTCGAAGCTGATTCTAAACGTTGGCTTACCCTAGGCTACCCCCCGCTTGAACTAGAACAAAAAGTTCGAGAATTTTGGGAAAAAAACCACACGGTTGAGAAACTAGAACAACTCAGATTGAAAAATAACAAAGGCATCTTAGGCTACGTTGAAGGCCCTCCAACACTGAACGGATACCCCCACGTAGGCCACATTCGTGGACGAGTCATTAAGGACCTGCGTTACCGATGGAAGTTAATGCAAGGCTTTTACATTCCCTTCTGGACGGGCTGGGACTGCCAAGGGTTACCAGTTGAACTAGAAGTAGAACGCCAATTAGGCGTAAAAAACAAGAAAGATTTGCTGGAGCGAGTAGGAGAAGAACGATTCGTAGCTGAATGCAAGAAGGCTATAATAAAGTATTACGATGCTTGGCACAGCGTTGATATTAAAGCAGGCGTGTTCATAAATGACAAAAAAGCCTACTGGACATACCTAGACGAATATATAGAGCGCGAATGGAAATACCTCAAACGCGCTTGGGACCAAGGGTTACTGGGCGAAGGCCACTACGTGGTAGCCTACTGCCCCCACTGCCAAACCTCGCTAAGCAACGCCGAAGTAGGCATGGGCTACGAAGAAGTTGAAGACCCCTCGCTTTACTTCAAATTCAAAATCGCAAAAACGAAAAACGAATATTTCCTCGTCTGGACCACGATGCCCTTCACACTAGTCACTGACTTGATGTTAGCGGTGCATCCAGATGCGGAGTACGCTAAAGTCAAGGTGAAAGACGAAACTTGGATAATGGTAAGACAACGGGTAGAACCGACGATGCAAGAGCTCGAAATCCAAGATTACACGGTTATCGGCACTCTTTTTGGTAAAGAGCTGGAAGGGCTGAAATATGAGTATCCATTCCTAGGCAATGTTCCAAAGCAGCAAGAACTTGATAGACATCCTCTTGTGCACACGGTTGTTTGCGAAGACTTTGTCGATGTGACAGCCGCTACAGGTGTTGTTCATCTGGCTCCTGGAAACGGTGAGGAGGACTTTGACGCTGCCCAGAAACGCGGAGTTCCCGTTTACGCTCCTTTTGACGAAGAAGTTAACTTTACTAAAGAAGCAGGTATGTTTGCGGGCTTGTTTGCAAGAGACGCTGATGACGTGGTTGTCGAGGAGCTACAGAAAAGAAACTTGCTAGTATCAGTGAAACGAATACGCCACGAATATCCAACTTGCTGGCGTTCTCATCACAAACTAGTATGGTTTGCCAGAAGGGAATACTATCTTTGGACAAACAAAATAAATGACAGAATAGTCAAGGCTGCAGAGAAAGTCGAATACTACTACGATCCCCCGAGAAACCGTTTCTTGGCGTTTCTCCGTGAAGCCAAACCTTGGTGCTTCTCAAGAGAAAGGGTCTGGGGAACACCACTTCCAGTCTGGAAATGCACGGAATGCGGACACAAAGTTCTGGTGTCAAGCAAGAAGGAGCTGTTTGAGAAAGCTTCTGAGTCTCCTAAAGGACACTTTGAACTCCACAAACCATGGATAGATCGCATCGTATTCAAATGTGAAAAGTGCGGCGGAAAGATGCATCGCGAACCTTTCGTGTTGGATGCTTGGCACAATAGCGGCGCTGCACCTTACGCAAGATTTACTGATGAAGAATTTAAACGATATGTGCCTGTTGACTTCCTTGTGGAAGCTATAGACCAAACTCGTGGATGGGCAAACACGTTACTGCTCGAGCACGTCATAATGACTGAAAAGGCAGAATCACCCTACAAAGCATATCTATTTTATGGCCATGTCCTAGACGAGAAAGGGCACAAAATGAGTAAAAGCCTCGGCAACGTCATCGATGCCAACGAATTGCTTGACAAATATTCCGCTGACCTCTTCCGGTTTTACATACTTCGAAAATGCTCTCCAATCGACTCGATGAATTTCGACGTTAAAGAACTCCGCAAGCGACCTTACCAAGTTCTCAGTACTCTCTATCACCTCTATCGCTTCTTCATGCAAAATGCTGAATACGATCATTTCGACCCGCAAAGGCATACATTGGAATGGGCTAAGGCAAATAACACCTTAAAGCTGCCAGACCGCTGGTTGTTATCAAAACTGCAAAGCACTGTGAAAAGCGTTACTGAAAAGTTTGAAAGATGCGAATTCAACTTTGCCCTCTCAGACTTGGAAGAGTTTGTTGTCAATTTTCTAAGCCGCCAATACATTCCCATGGTAAGACATGAACTTTGGAGTGACGATCAAGAAACTCGAAACCGCAGACTCACAGTATACGCTACCCTGTGGGAAACGCTGAGAATCTTGAATTTGCTCTTCAACCCAATCACACCATTTCTATGCGAAACAATGTACCAACAAGTTCACAAAACGCTAGACAAAACTCTGCTGGAATCAGTGAACTTTGAAAAGTGGCCAACTCCCGACAAAAAATTAGCAGACCTAGAGCTGGAACAGGATTTCGACACGCTTCTCAAATATGTTTCCTTAACGTACTCTGCACGACAAACATTTGAATTAAAGAGGCGATGGCCACTGAAGAAAGCGGTGTTAGCTGGACCGAAAAGTGCCCAAAAAGCTGTAAAAAAGCTTGAAAACTTGTTTCTTGAACTTGCAAACGTAAAAACTGTCGAGTATGTCGACACACTGGAAGAAATGAACTACGAATTGCGCGACAAGGGGAACGTAGCCTCAGAAAACAACCTACATGCTTTGATAGATACTCAACGAGACCAGGCGCTTCTTGGAGAAGGTTTGATGCGTGACCTTGCTCGGCGCGTTCAAGCATTGCGTAAAGAACTGGGCTTTACACCTACAAAAGTCCTAGAAGCGGTTTATTTGGCTGAATTGGATGGCGAAAACGAAAAACTGTTGAAGCCTCATCTGAAAACCATGGCGGAGTTGGTTCGCACAAAAAAGGTGCACTTACAGAAAGTTCAAGGTGAGCTTGAAGCAGAATGGCATGAATACAAGTTAGACAAGAAGAAAGTGTTTATAGCCATACCCTGA
- a CDS encoding GYD domain-containing protein, translated as MLFITLLSPKGKGADAVKHLKTLKTPKGITIREVFFTFGRYDGIIIFEAVNEGAAMKFIMQTGFNTNYTMETLVAVPTNKI; from the coding sequence ATGCTATTCATAACACTTCTATCTCCAAAAGGAAAAGGTGCCGACGCCGTAAAACATCTCAAAACACTCAAAACGCCAAAGGGCATAACCATACGTGAAGTCTTTTTCACTTTCGGACGATATGACGGCATCATCATATTTGAAGCGGTTAATGAAGGTGCGGCAATGAAATTTATCATGCAAACAGGCTTCAACACCAACTACACCATGGAAACACTAGTCGCTGTCCCAACTAACAAAATCTAG